The Microcaecilia unicolor chromosome 3, aMicUni1.1, whole genome shotgun sequence nucleotide sequence GGTTttcttggtggccattacttcagctCGGAGGGTGTCGGAGCTTCAtgctttgtcttgtagggaaccCTTCTTGATTTTTTCCAAGGAAAAGATTTCGTTGCGGCCAGTAccgtcctttttgcccaaggtggtctcagagtttcatgttaatcaagtcatttccttgccagttttgggtAATTTGGCGGGGGATACGGAGCAGCGTCGTCTGGCAAAGCTAGATGTGCGGAGAGTCTTGCGCTGTTATATTTCCAGAACTCGGGAGTATAGAGTTTCTGATCGTTTGTTCGTCCTGCATGGTGGTGCAAAGAAGGGCGCGGCAGCTTCCAAGGCAACGATAGCAAGGTGGTTAAAGGAGGCGATTGTTTCGGCTTATTTGCTAAAAGGTCGCTTGGCTCCTAAAGAGTTTTCGGCCCATTCTACCAGGGGAATGGCGGCCTCTTGGGCGGAATGTAGCATGATTCctccgttagatatttgtcgagcggcggtttggtcttctttgcattcctttgttaagcattataggattgatgtgcatgcaaaggaagaggctggctttggggctgcagtgttgacctctggccttcgtgGATCCCGCCCGTAGGatatttactgctttggtacgtcccacgcgtcttgaccggtctggagggtcgtggaggaaggtgaaattagatcttacctgctaattttctttcctctagaccctccagaccggtcaaggcccgccctgtctatctgtctgtctgtattttaggCCAGGAGGTATGGTTGGTCTGTTGTTATTTCTTGGCAGCTGTTGATTGTTGTGTCTATGGATTCAGACTCTGGTTTACCAGTTTTTTGTTGGTTGGAGTCTGGACAGGTGTGACAGTGTTTGGTAGTCCACCTATGGAAGCACACACGAAAAAAGGGACACAGTAAGTGAAATAAAGAAAGTGTCCAGTTGgcagtgaccacgtacagggttgctcaTTATAGTTAGTGTTatggtttctctgctttgttagtgttatactggctagtggatgtactgcacaggttatatatacagtattcaaaagctcagtgtttctcagtctccctctgctggtaggaggacataacccacgcgtcttgaccggtctggagggtctagaggaaagaaaattagcaggtaagatctaatttcacctttttttttattgctggtaTTTTCAAGGAGTTATAAAGTAATCCTGAGCTTAGATTGTAGGCACAATTTGACCGACTCCTTTTGTTTTTTCATCTTGTCCCGTATGAAGGGAGAAGTACAGTACTGTTAAAGAGGAGAGAAATAGACATGATTTTCTTAACAGCTGTATATATGGGAAAGGGCTTTAGTGCTATCTGGACCACCAATTTTTCCGTTCAGGGAATGGCAGGTCCTGTTTCACGTCCCTCCTCTTAGAACTCTTCTTGTGAGCCTGGCTGTTTGCTGTGACAGGTTGACGGCGTTCTCTTCCGTTCACGGCTTACAGGTGCTGAATCGGATCATGGGATCACTGCTGCCGCTACCAGGGAAAAACTTTGTGAGACACCATTTACGGAACACACCTGATCTGTACGGTGAGTTCAGATACGCAACTCTCAAATCTTTGCCGGGGCTTAGGCTAGACACACAAGGAAGAGCAGAGGAACACCCTACGCTTTTTGGAgggacgaaaaaaaaaaaagaggacattgTTTGACTAGATGGAGGAGGAGGTAAGCTCTGTATAGCACCAAACACATGAATAGCAAAAGCTGCTTGAAATTGGGGGTTAGTATTAACAATGTGCGAAGACAGGGGGTTGGAAGCTTAGCAGGCAGGTGCCAGCAATACAGTGCATGCATTTACCTCTCAGTAAAATGGGCTAAATCCATATTCCAAGCCGTGGGCCACTGCTGTTCTTCCTTCGGTGTCCCTTTAAGGCCTTACATTAAAATACTCCAGCCTTGCCATCTTTTCTCTCTGCTCTTCTCCCATGCCTTTAGGTCCCTTCTGGATCTGTGCCACCCTGGTCTTCACAGTGGCTTTTTCCAGTAACTTGCACAGACTGTTCCAAAGGAGCAATTCCACTTTCCACTACCACCCTGAGTTCAATAAAGGTGAGAGGCCACGCCTGTGATTCACACTACTGGTGCTGATGTGCAGCTGATCAGCCACAGGGGGGCGATGTTGAACAGGAAAGAAGCTGTCAGCCTGATTTTCTCACGGctcctcttttcttttccaaAGTGACCATAGCTGCAATCGCCATCTTCGGCTATGCCTGGCTGGTACCTCTGGGCCTGTGGGGCTTTCTTCAGTGGAGAAAGGGCAGCAGCATGGCTGTCTCTTCCTACACTCTGCTAGAAACCATCTGTGTGTATGGATACTCTCTGTTTGTGTACATTCCTACAGCGGTAAGTATGGGTGCTCATAGTATGTCTACACGCACATCGTAATTCCAGCCACTGTGTGGTTTCCCACCATCAATTTTTCAAGATGCTCtggagggaggagtagcctaatggttagagctgagaaccagggaagccaggattcaaatccaatcaatcctgggcaagtcacttaacctccaccaGGGGGATTGGGGAATGCCAAAGGAAGGGCTAAATAGTGCAGCCTCCCTCCTGCCTATGGATCTGTGGGAAAGCACCCAGCCATCGCATGCATTGTACCTGGGATGGCTTATTTCCATCCCAGCTTTAGACACTCTTTCCTGTAATCCACTGCAGTGCTAACTCCTCTTTCTGCCACTCAGTTCCTGGCAGTGGCTCCCTACGAGTGGCTCGGATGGATTCTCCTGTCATTTGCCATGATAGTCTCTGGATCTGTGCTTTTGCTCACCTTCTGGCCCAGTGTCCGCGGAGACACCAGACTGGCAGCTCTCCTTACAGTGACCTGCATCATAACTCTCCATGCCCTGCTCACTCTCGGCTGTAAGGTAGGCTCCATGATCTGCATGCACACCGATCTGTCTTTGCTGTactaggtggtggtggtgtgggtcTCGCTTGCTCTACAAAGGAACTAGCCTTACAGTCCCTTATATTATTGTTCTCTCTCTTCTGTGCCTTTGTAGTTGTACTTCTTTTCGTCATGGAGATCCACTGCCAGTGATGTGCATCACACCACAGCAGCAGTCCCTCAAACTGTGATGATGGCACACACCACCCTAGTAACACATGCTGTGATGACAAAGCATACCTAGTCTCGCCATCTTCCCCCTAACGCGAGGAGGTAGGACTGTTCACAGCCTGTAACCTTCCTAGCATCGTTTGCGCTGAATGCCTTTCCTCTTCTGAATCGCCGACGGTCCTTTTGTATCCCTCCTTACGATCATTTATGTCCAGGCAGGGGCTCCTAGTTAAATGGCTTCTAGTAACTGTTTACTGAATCTGTTCTTTCAATTGCAGGGTTTGACTAACCCCAGGAGTCCTTGCTCTGTCTCAGCTGGGGAAACAGACGCAGATTTGTTTACTTTCAAAATCCACTTCTCTGGTGCAGGGAGCAGAGTTGGAACCTCCAAATTGGGATGACGGCTTTCCAACTGTACAGTGAAAGGAGAGCATGAGACACTTCCTGCTACGCAGGGAACCAGCCTGAGGGCTGCATCTTCAATTCAATTTTCTCCTTTTGTGGAAGGGGGATGTTTATTTCTTACAGATGATTCAGTTAGTTAATAAATTGTTCTGTATTTTGAATataaatgggcttttttttgttACTGCTAAGACATAGATTTTTTTATTTGCTGGCACTTGGCATGCTACTCCTTAGTAGTACATTCCTACCTCCCAAGACAGTTCCTTATGGGctgcacaaacaagaaaaaaaaaataatggaagtTGCGATTGTAGAGAGCAAACAATTGTGATTAATTACTGTCAAGGACCTCCTCTTGCCAGTCCACCAAAAATACAGATTATTAGGCTATAAAGCCACTGATTTTTCATGGGGAGGAGCACTTGTAACCCCACTTTAAAGAAAGAGATGCCCATAGAGGGATCacagaaatgaataaatccaaagcAACCCCCTTCCTTTCCATGACAGAAATCCCTGGCCTCTGGGAGAGGAATCCAAACTCACCTGCATCCTGATATTGTACACACAGCCTGACAGAGGGctaaggaggggagaagggcacTTCTTGCAGCAATCCTGTGGCGTTCTGTTGCTCGCATCTCTGAAAGGTACTCAAAACTGTGACAAAATAACAAGCGTTTAAACAGCAAAATGCTCTTTTGGCTTGGCGGAGAGATGATCGTAAGAAAATAGGGTGAGGGATGTGCCTTGACACAAAttgtagaaagtattttttttcagtgaagCCAGAGGATGTACTCAAGGTATCTGGTACAGCTAGTTTGTactggttcctggaggaaaaatctataAACTTTTATTAGTCAAGTAGACTTGGAAAAGCCACCAGTTCTGAGAGGGAGCTACAAGGGATGGACCTGCTACATAACTTTCTAATGAGCCAGATAAACCACGGTTGGAGACTTGATGCTGGCTgatagctgcatgatgcatctTGCTGGCTCTCACCCATGTCCTATACTTTACACACATCCCAATAGGACTCCCTTGCAGCAATCCTACACACTggcaggagaggggggcaggCTCTTCTGCTGAGTGCTGGAAGGTATAGACAGTATCTCCATTTCTGAAGGGAAAAAGACAGTTTAAGTTATTGGGTACGAAAGCAGCCAGAAGTACAGCACAGTTGCTTACCTGGAACAAGGTTTCATCGTAGATAGCAGGTTGTGGTATCGGGAAAATGGCACAAGGATGGCTAATTCTCTAGAACCCAGAAAAGCCTTCAGCTGTCCCCAATGACTTTGTGGAGAGGGTGAGGGTTGAAGCACAGGGAGTGGAATGGGGTGGGCTACTGACCATAGGCCCTCCTGTATTTTACCCAACATGGTATCAGTTCATGAAGAGATCAGGGCCTAAAATTAGTTTGCTTGCTtgcccccctcccaacccaacaGCTGTTCCACTGTCCCTGTGGAGAGTAGGCTTTGGAATGTGTTGGAAAGTCCACTTGTAGTGATCACACTCCCTACAGCCAGTTGTACCTCGGAGGATAGCTTCAactgcctgagaaaggcaggaggGGTTGTAGCTGTCCCCAGTAACTCCAGGGTTGGTGAGCTCTGATAACAAATGGAAGCTTTTGGCTGAACACTGTGTTGGGACTGTGTTAGTTATGGCAGCTCCTACTAAGAAAGTGCACCACCGCATTGCCTGGTTTCCACGATTTTAGGGTGTGCCATAGCTGCAGAAGTTGCATCTGGGGACACTGTAGTACTGGGCCCTGCAGAAGGGTTGTCACAGAgaatgcactcccccccccccccccccccccccgagcggctTGTTGCTTAGGTGGCCTCGGATGAACAGCTAGTGGCAGGAAACTCCACCATATTGAGCACTCTTGTGTTGGCTTAGGCTGTCTCTGAAGAACTGAACTACTGAACTGTCAATGTTTCTCCtaaccttcttccctcccccccccccccaccccgcatttgttgttgttttgcatCAGGCCTTTTACCTGAAAAGGGGTTGCTGGTGCCAGGATCTTTAGGGCTCAGGAGTCAGAAGGACCCTCAGGGGGCCAAGACACAGCAGATAGCTCTTAGACAGGAGTTGATAACCTGGACTCCTTAGCCTCCCTTACTCCTTTGGAAGAAGATTTGGACAAGGAGGAGCCTTGGGGGAGTCCAAGGTTCCTCATCTTCTGAAAGATAAGTCCCTTTTAGGCTCAAGGGCCAGTGGGTACTGTCCAGGTAGATCCTTGGGGTGGTAGGGAAGGCAATCAGGCAGGTCCGGATCTTCCCAACAAATGTGTTGTTTCAGGAGAGAGGGGCTAACATAATATCAGATCAGTGTGGCCCAGAGGTTTTACAGTTCATCTGCACTCTAGAATTTTGCCATACACTTCCCACTGATATTCTCATGGCAGTCCAGAAGACCTATGCAGCCTTTTAGCCCTGGAAGCTGTAGTTCCAGTGTCTCCTCAGGAAAGAGTGCCATCAGATAttacatttactttgtggttcccaaaaaaaaaaaagagggctccTTTCATCTAATTTTGGACCTCAAGAATGTCAACAGGGCGCTGAGGGTCTTGCCCTTCCGCATGGAAACGATGAGGTCTATCACAGTAGCTGTATGTTGGGAGGAGTTCCTGACTTCCTTGGATGTCAAAGTTTACCTTCACATTCCTATCCATGTAGACCATCAGAGATGTTTGTGTTTTGCGATTCTAGGGAATTACCAGTTCAAAGCCCTGATCTTCAGCCTGGCCATGGCTCagtgaaccttttccaaggtcatgatgGTGGTGCCAGCACATCTCAGAAAAGAGGGGATATTGGTTTATCCCTACCTGGACGAGTGGTTGATTCGAGTGAAGTCCTacgaagagggcaggcagttcaCCAACTGGGTGGTGCAACCTTCATCACCTCAGTTGGGTGCTGAATTTCACCAACAATATGTTGACACCAACCTGGTCTAGGTTACCTGGGCATTCGCTTTGACACCCAGGTGAGCAAAGTTTTTCTTCCAGAGGTATAGATTCAGAAGCTGCATGTTCAGATACAGACTGTTCTCCAAGCCACCAGTGTGGCAAATCCTGTAGGTTCTGGGCTGTATGGCAGCCACCGTCGAGGTATAGTCCCTTGAGCAGGGATCTCTGTTGTCCTCCTGGTCCCTGCTGATAAATGACCTGCATTTTCTGCTGCTTCTGAACCTGTCTGTGAGCCTTTGTCAGGCGTTATGTCGAGTGTAGCATGAATCTAGAAACCGGGGGGTGAGGGGGTTTATTGCCAGAGTCAAGTAGCAGAGAGTCATTGGATGGTAGCAGAAGCAGCgaggtccatcaatcgcttggataCAATGACCATTCATCTACCTCTCCAGGCCTTCCATCACTCCCTTATCCACAGAACTGTTAGGGTCCTCCTGGACAGTATTGATTGCAGTAACATGTCAATTGTCAGGGTGCATGACAAACTATTCTGTGGCTTGAAAACTGCTTCTGTCCTGTCATGGACAGAGCAGAACCTCTTAGCACTTTCCATGGCTCACATGGTGGAGGTCGCAAATGTGGAGGTGAACTTCCTAAGCAATGACTGGTTGGATTTGGGGGAATGGTCTCTATCAGAGGCCATCTTTCAGGCCATTGTTGCATGTTGGGGGCTTTGTGGTGAATGCGAAGATTCCACACTTCCTCAGTCGCAGGAGGGAGCCGGCGGCAGAGAGAACAGATGTGCTGGTGCACCCTTGGCCCTGTGAGGTAGTGCTGTATATATTTCGTCCTTGGCCCTTGCAAGGCCTGTTAATTCAGTAGTTTGAGGCACATCAGAGTCAGGTGGTGCCTCCCTTCCAGTTAAAGGCAACACCAGATCATTAGCAGTATTCCTGCATGGTGAGCTTCCAATACCTTTTAACCCCCTGGGTACACTGTAGGCAGGATGAGATAGTATGATTAGCTAGTGGACACACATGTTTGTTTGAATCAGGGATATTCTCTGACTCATCATAGTAAAAAGAAATAGAGCTGTACATCCAGCTGAGGCTCTGGCTTTGGGAAGGGCAGAAACCATCTCTAGGGTTTTCTGGGCTCTGAAGAGCTATCTGTCCTGGTGCTAGCTGGTGACATCACCATCCTGCCTCCACAGTAGctcttcccctgcccctccctgtgCCAGCAGCTCCTGCGTATGCTACAAATTTGGTTTCTCTGGGTGAAATTTATTTTAATGGCAACTAACCACACATACAAATTAATTCCAGCAATTAAGAAGCCAGGAGCTGGCACCAAACACCATAAGAACTGGATCCATCTTGTACGTCTTGGCCATGTCTGCCTACTTTGGCTACAATTTAACCTATTTCTCCATACACAATACTCAAATCTACACAGTCGCGCAGTGCCTACCAGGCCTGCtctgcagacccccctccccgacccggtCTCCCAAAAATCTGCTATGGAAGAAAGAAGGGCACGACCATCACATGATTTCTGGTAAAAGAACTAGCATCACCCATGAACAGCGGCTGAGACAATGAGGCAGTCTCACATTCtgtttcttaaaaagaaaataaaaacttatGCAAGTCCAAAtatgagagaggaagagaatgcaGTGTATTGTCCAGGCTTCCTGTACAGGGATAAAATCCTGCCCCGCACGGAGTGGGGGAAGGGTGACGGAGGACACATGTCCGAGAGTTCAtggagggagcagcagcagcattgctGTCAGTTCAGCAGGAGGAGTTGCTTTTAGCTTCCGTAATGCATTGTGTTGGTGGTGATGGACATAGGGGAGGCCATGGATATGGCTGGACCTCCCATGGTAAACTGGCTGTTCACAGTGTAGTGGCTACCAGAGCTGCTTCCACTCTGACCGCCAGAAGAACCTGGAAGGAAATAAAAAGGGGACGGGGAAGCAGAAATCAGGTGTTAATATTGAATGTCTCTCTTTCATATACTGCATGCTAGAACTTTGATACTGTCTAGACCTAATGAACTGCAGGAGGGGCAGAAACTCATGTACCAGGGGACGGCTAGACGGGTCCCTGACAGAGGACAGCACGGGatacgggagggagggagcacaGAGGAGGGCATTAAGAATGTTTACATGTACTGGATAAAAAGTGCAGCCACCTCTGGGGAGGGAATGAGTCTTGCATGTAATTAACAGAGCCTCCCAAAGTCAATTTGAAATGTTAATTTGGGGTTCTTGGATGATACCAGATGCCGTGTAAATTTTTGGAGGTTTCAGGGGGCTCTGCTCATAGAATTTCATCTTTCTGGCGCTGTGAGATGGTGAGAATTCCCTAAGTTCATTCACAAAAGCACTCAACTGACCACAGATACTGGGGAAAAGAGGGAATGGCAGAGGACATAGGGCTGGGGTATCTCAAATTTCTTGTCTGTTGCATTTTTGCTGTTTAAAGTACATTCCAGCTACTTAACCCTAGTGTCCAATTCCTCCCCCACGCTCACACAGTACAgtcacaaaaacaaaaattctGACAAATTAAAATTTCTTAAGTTCAGATTCCCACTTTACCAATACTTCCAATGTCCCTTTAAATTGGAAAGAGCTGTAG carries:
- the YIPF2 gene encoding protein YIPF2, which encodes MASAEDLKFQEFEEASELLASNPEATTRSISDGQSHVHVNMSFNREEEEGSGEETDQTELLGKKQQQPGFWTFEYYQTLFDIDTKQVLNRIMGSLLPLPGKNFVRHHLRNTPDLYGPFWICATLVFTVAFSSNLHRLFQRSNSTFHYHPEFNKVTIAAIAIFGYAWLVPLGLWGFLQWRKGSSMAVSSYTLLETICVYGYSLFVYIPTAFLAVAPYEWLGWILLSFAMIVSGSVLLLTFWPSVRGDTRLAALLTVTCIITLHALLTLGCKLYFFSSWRSTASDVHHTTAAVPQTVMMAHTTLVTHAVMTKHT